In the Acropora muricata isolate sample 2 chromosome 1, ASM3666990v1, whole genome shotgun sequence genome, one interval contains:
- the LOC136887398 gene encoding uncharacterized protein — MARQFWLEVITLVVVSLVLGSRGSRKDSGTKLLDDLLEKVVDIIAKNDKCKGLDIKLPPGCSITEDCFRVTCAKKVDGKDISLRMKFNRCDEPFTATINVQVEKENVEWSHVFNSGEEMAVGKTDINVKVAELKDEDGKLQVRLEVKGKADSFEVPKTQLPISTEYCGFVRWWFDKNTAVRISVTISFLLVVLFVITGGCFCCCCCCFKPCKKRSKNRVV; from the exons ATGGCTCGTCAATTCTGGTTGGAGGTTATCACTCTTGTTGTTGTAAGTCTTGTTTTGGGAAGCCGTGGATCTAGGAAAG ACTCCGGCACCAAACTGTTGGatgatcttttggaaaaagTCGTGGACATTATtgcaaaaaatgacaaatgtAAGGGTCTCGATATCAAGTTGCCTCCTGGTTGCAGTATCACTGAGGACTGCTTTCGTGTCACATGTGCCAAGAAAGTGGATGGTAAAGATATAAGCTTGAGGATGAAATTTAACAG gtgtGATGAGCCATTCACTGCGACCATAAACGTTCAAGtggaaaaagaaaacgtggAGTGGAGTCACGTGTTCAATTCCGGTGAAGAGATGGCCGTTGGCAAAACTGACATTAATGTAAAAGTCGCAGAGCTGAAAGATGAAGATGGCAAACTCCAG GTCAGATTGGAAGTAAAGGGGAAGGCTGATTCTTTTGAAGTGCCGAAAACACAGCTTCCGATTTCCACAGAGTATTGCG GCTTTGTTCGCTGGTGGTTTGATAAAAACACCGCTGTACGCATTTCTGTGACGATCTCGTTTCTGCTGGTTGTACTGTTCGTCATAACTGgtggctgtttttgctgttgctgctgctgcttTAAGCCCTGCAAGAAAAGGTCCAAAAATCGAGTTGtgtga
- the LOC136910294 gene encoding uncharacterized protein, which translates to MRKEERKEAERKRERIEEESIREEKRGQEKTKKEEKRKEKKRKRKQKRRKREEEERKEKRRRKKRRETESEEVRRREEKRGNRRAQRGERRREKRRKEEKEERKEAERRRKKRGEEKRRENKTTKDSRKCLEKYVI; encoded by the exons ATGAGAAAGGAGGAGAGAAAAGAAGCGGAAAGGAAACGAGAAAGGATTGAAGAGGAAAGCATAAGAGAGGAAAAGAGgggacaagaaaaaacaaagaaagaggagaagagaaaagaaaagaagaggaaaagaaaacaaaagagaaga AAACGAGAAGAGgaggaaagaaaagagaagagaagGAGAAAGAAGAGGAGAGAAACTGAGAGCGAAGAAGTGAGGAGGAGAGAAGAGAAGAGAGGCAACCGAAGAGCACAAAGAGGGGAAAGAAGGAGAGAAAAGAGACGTAAAGAAGAGAAAGAGGAGAGAAAAGAAGCggagagaagaagaaaaaagagaggGGAAGAGAAAAgacgggaaaacaaaactacaaaAGATAGTAGGAAATGTCTAGAGAAATACGTCATTTAA
- the LOC136887475 gene encoding uncharacterized protein isoform X1: protein MGRQFWLEVIILVVVSLVLGSRGSSTDSATKLLDNLVEKIADALAKNDKCKSIKSKSLSGCTISEDCLHLTCSMKIVRKDISLRVKLNRCAEPVTVTIDVKVESENLEWSHVFTSGVEVPVPRLTYNLGFIGKAGLYVKVELTDKDGKLTLQISLVAKTKLGPIKAPIHRLRWPHHSYQFRQSTAALFAGGITKTPLFVFL, encoded by the exons ATGGGTCGTCAATTTTGGCTGGAGGTGataattcttgttgttgtaaGTCTTGTTTTGGGAAGCCGTGGATCTAGTACAG ACTCCGCCACCAAACTGTTGGATAATCTTGTGGAAAAAATCGCGGACGCTCTtgcaaaaaatgacaaatgcaAGAGTATCAAAAGCAAGTCGCTTTCGGGTTGCACTATCAGTGAGGACTGCCTTCATCTCACATGCTCCATGAAAATAGTTCGTAAAGATATAAGTTTAAGGGTGAAACTAAACAG ATGTGCTGAGCCAGTCACTGTGACTATCGACGTTAAAGTGGAAAGCGAAAACTTGGAGTGGAGTCACGTGTTTACTTCTGGTGTTGAGGTGCCTGTTCCTCGCTTGACATATAATCTCGGATTCATTGGCAAAGCTGGCCTGTATGTTAAAGTAGAACTGACAGATAAAGATGGAAAACTTACATTACAG ATCAGTTTGGTAGCAAAGACGAAGCTTGGACCGATTAAGGCCCCGATTCATCGTTTAAGGTGGCCTCACCACAGCTACCAATTTCGACAGAGTACTGCG GCTTTGTTCGCTGGTGGTATAACAAAAACACCGCTGTTCGTATTTCTGTGA
- the LOC136887475 gene encoding uncharacterized protein isoform X3, whose product MGRQFWLEVIILVVVSLVLGSRGSSTDSATKLLDNLVEKIADALAKNDKCKSIKSKSLSGCTISEDCLHLTCSMKIVRKDISLRVKLNRCAEPVTVTIDVKVESENLEWSHVFTSGVEVPVPRLTYNLGFIGKAGLYVKVELTDKDGKLTLQVNIIPRSYQQYWSP is encoded by the exons ATGGGTCGTCAATTTTGGCTGGAGGTGataattcttgttgttgtaaGTCTTGTTTTGGGAAGCCGTGGATCTAGTACAG ACTCCGCCACCAAACTGTTGGATAATCTTGTGGAAAAAATCGCGGACGCTCTtgcaaaaaatgacaaatgcaAGAGTATCAAAAGCAAGTCGCTTTCGGGTTGCACTATCAGTGAGGACTGCCTTCATCTCACATGCTCCATGAAAATAGTTCGTAAAGATATAAGTTTAAGGGTGAAACTAAACAG ATGTGCTGAGCCAGTCACTGTGACTATCGACGTTAAAGTGGAAAGCGAAAACTTGGAGTGGAGTCACGTGTTTACTTCTGGTGTTGAGGTGCCTGTTCCTCGCTTGACATATAATCTCGGATTCATTGGCAAAGCTGGCCTGTATGTTAAAGTAGAACTGACAGATAAAGATGGAAAACTTACATTACAG GTCAACATTATCCCAAGATCTTATCAGCAGTACTGGTCGCCATAA
- the LOC136887475 gene encoding uncharacterized protein isoform X2 — protein MGRQFWLEVIILVVVSLVLGSRGSSTDSATKLLDNLVEKIADALAKNDKCKSIKSKSLSGCTISEDCLHLTCSMKIVRKDISLRVKLNRCAEPVTVTIDVKVESENLEWSHVFTSGVEVPVPRLTYNLGFIGKAGLYVKVELTDKDGKLTLQALFAGGITKTPLFVFL, from the exons ATGGGTCGTCAATTTTGGCTGGAGGTGataattcttgttgttgtaaGTCTTGTTTTGGGAAGCCGTGGATCTAGTACAG ACTCCGCCACCAAACTGTTGGATAATCTTGTGGAAAAAATCGCGGACGCTCTtgcaaaaaatgacaaatgcaAGAGTATCAAAAGCAAGTCGCTTTCGGGTTGCACTATCAGTGAGGACTGCCTTCATCTCACATGCTCCATGAAAATAGTTCGTAAAGATATAAGTTTAAGGGTGAAACTAAACAG ATGTGCTGAGCCAGTCACTGTGACTATCGACGTTAAAGTGGAAAGCGAAAACTTGGAGTGGAGTCACGTGTTTACTTCTGGTGTTGAGGTGCCTGTTCCTCGCTTGACATATAATCTCGGATTCATTGGCAAAGCTGGCCTGTATGTTAAAGTAGAACTGACAGATAAAGATGGAAAACTTACATTACAG GCTTTGTTCGCTGGTGGTATAACAAAAACACCGCTGTTCGTATTTCTGTGA
- the LOC136887475 gene encoding uncharacterized protein isoform X4, translating into MGRQFWLEVIILVVVSLVLGSRGSSTDSATKLLDNLVEKIADALAKNDKCKSIKSKSLSGCTISEDCLHLTCSMKIVRKDISLRVKLNRCAEPVTVTIDVKVESENLEWSHVFTSGVEVPVPRLTYNLGFIGKAGLYVKVELTDKDGKLTLQVISG; encoded by the exons ATGGGTCGTCAATTTTGGCTGGAGGTGataattcttgttgttgtaaGTCTTGTTTTGGGAAGCCGTGGATCTAGTACAG ACTCCGCCACCAAACTGTTGGATAATCTTGTGGAAAAAATCGCGGACGCTCTtgcaaaaaatgacaaatgcaAGAGTATCAAAAGCAAGTCGCTTTCGGGTTGCACTATCAGTGAGGACTGCCTTCATCTCACATGCTCCATGAAAATAGTTCGTAAAGATATAAGTTTAAGGGTGAAACTAAACAG ATGTGCTGAGCCAGTCACTGTGACTATCGACGTTAAAGTGGAAAGCGAAAACTTGGAGTGGAGTCACGTGTTTACTTCTGGTGTTGAGGTGCCTGTTCCTCGCTTGACATATAATCTCGGATTCATTGGCAAAGCTGGCCTGTATGTTAAAGTAGAACTGACAGATAAAGATGGAAAACTTACATTACAG gtgatCAGTGGCTGA
- the LOC136887711 gene encoding uncharacterized protein, which produces MARQFWLEVITLVVVSLVLGSRGSRKDSDTKPLDDLLEKVVDIIAKNDKCKGLDIKLPPGCSITEDCFRVTCAKKVDGKDISLKMKFNRCDKPVTVTIDVKVEKENWEKSYVFSSGEEMALGDSAMYVRVIELKDEEGNLTLQVKANLASSPDDQSASFDVQTQLPISREDCGFVRWWFDKNTAVRISVTTSFLLVVLFIITGGCFCCCCCCCKPCKKKSKNRVV; this is translated from the exons ATGGCTCGTCAATTTTGGTTGGAGGTCATCACTCTTGTTGTTGTAAGTCTTGTTTTGGGAAGCCGTGGATCTCGTAAAG ACTCCGACACCAAACCTTTGGatgatcttttggaaaaagTCGTGGACATTATtgcaaaaaatgacaaatgtAAGGGTCTCGATATCAAGTTGCCTCCTGGTTGCAGTATCACTGAGGACTGCTTTCGTGTCACATGTGCCAAGAAAGTGGATGGTAAAGATATAAGCTTGAAGATGAAATTTAACAG gTGTGATAAGCCCGTCACTGTTACCATCGACGTTAAagtggaaaaagaaaattgggagaAGAGTTACGTGTTCTCGTCAGGTGAAGAGATGGCACTTGGCGACAGTGCCATGTATGTGAGAGTGATAGAGCTgaaagatgaagagggaaaCTTAACATTgcag GTAAAGGCGAATCTTGCTTCGAGCCCTGACGACCAAAGCGCATCGTTTGACGTACAAACACAGCTACCAATTTCCAGAGAGGATTGCG GCTTTGTTCGCTGGTGGTTTGATAAAAACACCGCTGTACGCATTTCTGTGACGACCTCGTTTCTGCTGGTTGTGCTGTTCATCATAACTGgtggctgtttttgctgttgctgctgctgctgtaaGCCCTGCAAGAAAAAGTCCAAAAATCGAGTTgtgtga